The following coding sequences are from one Gopherus flavomarginatus isolate rGopFla2 chromosome 23, rGopFla2.mat.asm, whole genome shotgun sequence window:
- the LOC127039721 gene encoding alpha-2,8-sialyltransferase 8E-like, whose protein sequence is MLHRQSWVLVLCVSITLSFSLSVLWRLQSRVSQPKIASGAGKRVVRDPQHPCRTVAHIRNPIPEAPVMGVEQCRGLGQNWSAGTLPARQDQGWILRQLKLVQSCPWVHNASALGQYREQLGGCCNASADLVLTHNNTRLGSQIVYDGRPAQKYLVKEELLEILPQGSPFQAAPYECCAVVGGGGILRDSGCGPEIDRAQFIIRINPPWGWPPEDFADDVGTRSNVVTMNPSVLRNRFGGLGRRRRPFVAVVGAYGATLLLVPAFSFPGNIQVSFQALYTLQDFDSPARTVFMNPEYLARLDGHWHRRGLRANRLSSGFMLVSAALEMCRHLTLYGFWPFPSNPEGRPLPHHYYDNQPPKRGVHAMPEEFTRYLGMHLQGALRLHLGWCW, encoded by the exons ATGCTGCACAGACAGAGCTGGGTGCTGGTGCTGTGTGTGAGCATCACCCTCAGCTTCAGCCTCTCTGTGCTGTGGAGGCTTCAGAG CCGGGTGTCCCAGCCCAAGATAGCGTCGGGGGCTGGCAAAAGAGTGGTGCGGGACCCCCAACATCCCTGCCGGACCGTGGCCCACATCAGGAACCCCAT CCCCGAGGCCCCTGTGATGGGGGTGGAGCAGTGccgggggctggggcagaactggaGCGCAGGGACCCTCCCCGCCAG GCAGGACCAGGGCTGGATCCTGAGACAGCTGAAGCTGGTGCAAAGCTGCCCCTGGGTGCATAATGCCAGCGCCCTGGGGCAGTACAG ggagcagctggggggcTGCTGTAATGCTTCAGCCGACCTAGTGCTGACCCACAACAACACCCGGCTGGGCTCCCAGATCGTCTACGATGGGCGGCCGGCCCAGAAGTATCTGGtgaaggaggagctgctggagattCTGCCGCag ggctCCCCGTTTCAGGCCGCCCCCTATGAGTGCTGCGCtgtggtgggaggtggggggatccTTCGTGACAGCGGCTGTGGCCCCGAGATCGACCGTGCCCAGTTCATCATCAG GATCAACCCCCCATGGGGCTGGCCCCCCGAGGACTTCGCTGACGACGTGGGCACCAGATCAAACGTCGTCACCATGAACCCCAGTGTCCTGCGCAACCG GTTCGGGGGTCTGGGCCGCCGGCGCCGTCCCTTCGTGGCGGTGGTAGGTGCCTACGGGGCCACGCTGCTCCTCGTCCCGGCCTTCAGCTTCCCCGGCAACATTCAGGTCTCGTTCCAGGCCCTCTACACCCTGCAGGACTTCGACTCCCCGGCCCGCACCGTCTTCATGAACCCCGAGTACCTGGCACGGCTGGATGGGCACTGGCATCGCCGTGGCCTGCGCGCCAACCGCCTCTCCTCCGGCTTCATGCTGGTGAGCGCCGCCCTGGAGATGTGCCGGCACCTCACCCTCTACGGcttctggcccttccccagcaacCCCGAGGGGCGGCCCCTGCCCCACCACTACTACGACAACCAGCCCCCCAAGCGGGGCGTTCACGCCATGCCCGAGGAGTTCACCCGCTACCTGGGCATGCACCTGCAGGGCGCGCTGCGGCTGCATCTGGGGTGGTGCTGGTGA